Below is a window of Mauremys mutica isolate MM-2020 ecotype Southern chromosome 11, ASM2049712v1, whole genome shotgun sequence DNA.
gcacagcatcacatgatgcagggttcccaatcccattgttccatgggcatcctactagattgccagctgcttttcaaatgagggaGTGGGGAGTGggacagtgtgtgtatgtggggggagagactgtatgttttggggggcagagtgtgtcagcatgctatcttgtaagttcagacaggggaagggggaaacccGACATCAgtccccgtctctctctctctctctctctctctctccccgcccccccagcaggaGCATTCCACAGTACTGGTGTGCtttgtgtcccggagcagataagcctACGggatgtcagaaacagagctttgaaacgGGATAgccgcatgcctgcagccgagttcaaacaatgaccagagtggccacttgacttcaagggattatgggacatttctggaaggcaatcacagtgcagtaatgcaacacatcATCCACACTGACACCGTGGCGTTTCAGCTGGGGTTCAgaaagctttatgcttctcatggaggtggattgcCAGGAGCACTCCAGCTGCGGGGTCCaggcgctctaagtgccttgccagtgtggacacctcagggcACCCAAGGCTGATTTAATGCGCTCCAACTTacagtcttaggccttgtctacatttgcATTTGCTGTCTTTGTGAAAGTGGGTGAAAGTGACTGCTCAGATTTTTTGAAAAATTGTGTGGTGACTCTTTCTGATTGCTATAGATACTATCAAAGCTTATCTAATTTGGCTCTACAAAGGATGATTGGACTTTTCATGTCCTCTTGTGTAGCAGCCAAAAGTGGTAATCGGGGAGACTAGAAGAGAGTGAGGAGAGACTGGGAAAGAGTTGAGTGAAGATgtctcagaagctgggaatgagcaacaggtgatggatcacttgatgatgacctgttctgttcattccctcggggcacctggcactggccactgtcagaagacaggatactgggccagatggacttttggtctgacccagtagggccgttcttatgctaTGATATGATATTTGTGATATGCAAGCTTGTCTTGTAATGGCTCAACCGTATGTTACAGTGCTGTATAGCATTTATACTGAAAGCACTTTAAACTTCCATATATTAATTGATGTAATAGGACATGCTGGAGACTTTCATTTATTATTCACATAATAAGAATTGTCTTGTGCATCATACCAGACTTTTGGATGCTGTCCCACTGTTCCAAGAGAGTAAGAATagtagctcagtggcttgagcatcggcctgctaaacccagggttgtgagttcaatccttgaggaggcgatttgaggatttagttggggattggtcctgctttaagcagggggttggactagaagacttcctgaggtgccttccaaccctgatattctatgatatttaAAAATTTTGTTAAGGCAAAAGTGGTAACGTGATGTTCCAAAGTTCTATTATAATTCCTTGTTTTCATATGCTTATAACTTTTGATCTGTTCTCCTTTTGGGACTAACTTTTGGGTGAGGACCAAGAAagggaaattattatttttttaaatatttataataagaTCCATTCATATACAATATGCTTTCTATACAACCAGCTTTATTGTAGCTTTCACTTGTTTATACATTGATTTTCAATACAAACAtacatatttgaaaataaatcttTGTGTCACCTTGTGCTTCAAGTAGTATTAAATGACTTTCAAATTCAAGTGATTTTTGAGTATATGTAAACCTGTCGCTTAATGATACTTTATCTAAagaattttttgttttgctttgtttttatttgcaggtATATGTCCCAAGGCAAACACGTAGAAGCAAGAGAACTGATGTATTCAGGGGCACTGTTGTTCTTTAGTCACAGCCAAGTAAGAAatccttttattttttccaaattgTTGGAGGGTTAAATGGTGACTCATTAGTGTTAAAGTTTTGGGCTCATAAGCAGtctagagcttgtctacactaggacaaTCAGAAAAGACAAATCAACTAAGATCATGAAGCAATACATAGGTTAAAGCACATTAAACCCTGGTGTGATGTTATTTAGTTCACTTAATCCTTCTTCAAGGATTTGGTTAATTCATCTTAACTTTCCCgaatgtccccatgtagacaagtcttTATTGTGGGAAGTTGCTATGTAGTCTTTTCCCAGTGCATGAGTCCTGTGTCTTTTCTGTGTAGAGATTAATTGCATCACTTGTAGAGACTTTGACATTCatgtgtgtccacactgcatttgCAGCCTAAGCCAGTTGTGCTGTATTTTCATGCAGGTTTTCGGTTTACTTTATTAAATTACTACTACTTTTTGTGAGGGTGGAACAGGGTTAATTGTCCCTGTTCCATCTGAAAATTTGCTTTTCACAAAATTCTTTAAGCATTTTCTTGACCTTATTCTCGCAACTAATGATAGCTTCAGCACTAACAATACATTTCTTGTTTTTGTGCACATTTTGTAGCAAAACAGTGCTGCTGATCTGTCCATGCTGGTTTTAGAGTCCTTAGAGAAATCGGACGCAAAAGTAACAGATGAACTACTAGGTGAGATTATCTCATTGTGTTTAGTTTGACAGAGTTTCAAGTGTATTTGCACTTCAGAGAAATTTGTGTTATCAGAAACGTAATGCTCTCCTAAACCTTCAATCCCTTTCATTGTGCCATGAGTTGTGGGCTCCTGTTTTGCTAAGGGGTTAATTTAGTTCCAGAAGTGACATGCAGACACAATTGCTGGAAAAATAATGGATTCTCAGTaattgataggtttcagagtagcagccgtgttagtctgtatccgcaaaaaaaacaggagtacttgtggcaccttaaagactaacaaatttattgtagcatgagctttcgtgagctaaagctcacttcttcggagctcacgaaagctcatgctacaataaatttgttagtctttaaggtgccacaagtactcctgttttttttcagtAATTGATGTGGCTCTAAGCATACGGACATACTTTGAGCAAACATCACTATGTTTTGTAGGTGGAGCATGATTTTTGGCATTGTCCTCTCCCCAGCACAGGAGCGACAAGTATTGTCTGCACAGTAATTGACCTCTCCGCCGCTTTGATGGACAGCGGCTTCCTATCCAGTCAGTGTGGTGATGTGTGCATTGCCCGCGGGTCGGCCATTTTGTCAAAGAAACTTTGCTTGTCGGGTAAGCGTGCAGTTCATAAAGCCCTTCttctgagctgcccagctggaaaTCACATGAAGAGTCCCTTCCACATCAACTGCTGTTCTAGGTGCCTGCGGACCAACTGGAGAATGGGATAGGGAATGCACTTGGTTTCCATAGATCCAGTCTGGCATTTCACTCCACGGTCCTCCAACAGCCCTGCTCCTAATTACAGGCTCCCATCCCTGACACTTCTTATGACTGGTGTGCACCTTCCTAACTGAAGCTTTGTCTCCTCACTGGAACTCCCTGACAGCAAAGGAACATCTGTCTTAAGCCATGGGACATGGGAAGCTGTTCCTACCTAGTGCCAGTTACTAGGCAGGGTATGGTTTCTGGCACTGCAGCGGAGAGGTCAATTGGACGTTACTGATTTACAGAGCTAAGATTGACTTGTACACATGGAAGTACATTGTTCAGTCACTCATTTAAGAAGAACAACTGATCTTTCAAGATGTTTTTACAAAGGTTTATTGATAACAGGAGAAACTTTGCTATGTTCCTGGTAATGTTAATTGCATATTTGTATTGCTTCTAGAAAACTTGGCTAAAGTGTTTAGTTTGATGGATCCAAATTCTCCTGAAAGAGTAGCTTTTGTGTCCAGAGCACTGAAATGGTCCAGCGGTGGATCAGGGAAACTCGGTCATCCGAAACTACATCAGTTATTAGCCATCACGTTGTGGAAAGGTAGGAACAATTGATTTTGCTCATTTTCGTAACACTGAGATTTTAGAAATCTTTTAAGATAATTATATCAATAACTTAATTTTCTTAGAGGtgaaaaaatgaaatataaattTGTATAGATTGGGTTTGTTCTTTTCTTATTGTGTAAGTTAAAATTTTGCTTGATGAACCTGTTGGAGAGCAGAGCACAGAGTGAGGCTTCCACCTAGTGCTGTAGTAAACCCAGGCTAGTCACAAGAGAGTTTAAGACACCATCGATTATAAGTTATTTCAgtgtctgcttttttttttaaatcctggatAAACTCACCAGAGACAGTTTCAGCACATGGCAACACTTCCCAGTAGTCTTTAGTGTCTTTTGACTTAGTGTCTACATGAAATTGAACTCTGATCATCAGGCTTACTTAACATAACTAATTTCAGAGCCCTTTTCTTGAATTTATTGTGGTTTCATTATGCGTGAAATCAAGTGTACAATGTGATGAGAGAGGTGCATAAAACTCTTATTTCGGTCATAGATGATGCATGAATATAAGATGTGTTATATACAGCCCATACGAACGTTAGTTTGAGAATAATTGAACAAAAAGTCACTTTCTTTGATGTCCCATGGGTCTCTACTAACACCAACATACTAAGTGAACTTtctaacaaaacaaaatcagacCTGCTCTTCTGAAGTCCGGGTGTTAGTCAAAAATAGTAAACTTTACCCCTTGGTCGAAAGTTCAGACTGCCTTTGTTTGATGTGCCTTACTATTTCTCAGTGATGTAATTGTGAGAGTTATTGGTTGGCATTTGATGGGTATTGCTGTTGTCAGCTGCCGAGTGAGAATATTTCTGAAGCATTAGTGTTGGTTTCTCAATGAAGCTCCAGCAGGCATGTGGACGTGATGAGCGAAGGAAACAGCATGTACTTAAAATTGAGTGTGCTCAGACTAGAGCAGATGACTTGCTAGCCATCCACAGGTGTTCTCTTAGGTCATATTTTTGAGACTTTAATTTGAAGATGGCTGGATTATTAAAATGGGACTTTCGGGTTCAAAATATAATTAAGATCATGACTTTGATATGCCACGGCCATTGAATACAGCTTTGCCTGAAATGGAGTTCTGGTAAATCTTTTTATTTCCTATTAACTTTTGCTACAGTATAGAAATAACTTAAGTTTGATAGTGGGAGTGAGTCAGACTAAAATTAGGCGAAACCTCTTCTCCACACAATTCAAGGTAATGGCATTGGAGTTTAAGGTGAAACTTCTTGCCCCATCATCTCACTGCTGGTAATAATATATTTAATATGCTGATGGTCAAGACTGTAATTTGGTGTATTTGAGGAGTAAGACCGATATAGACAGGGGAAGCAATGTCTGAATAcaaacagtttttaaatattactaaTTCAAAATATACTTAATTTTTTTGAAATGGCCATTTCCTTGTATTTGTTGTATATACCCATGTTTACATAACAGCCCCCATGACACATCTGTTTGGAAAAGGAACAAACCTACCAAATGTTCTTGAATTTAGCATAACAAACTGATTTCTTAACAGCtgttttctttttgtctttcttCTGTAGAGCAAAACTATTGTGAATCTCGGTATCACTTCTTGCACTCCACAGATGGCGAAGGATGTGCTAATATGCTAGTAGAATATTCATCATCCAGGGGATATCGCAGTGAGGTGGACATGTTTGTAGCTCAGGCAGTCTTACAGTAGGTGTTCAACATTTATTTGATATGAAAGTGTTTGCTGTGCAAAGTGTTGGATTAAACTATTTGCATTCTGGGGTCTGGCCTCAAGCAAAGTAGGGTAACTGAGTTAAATATATCTTTTTGCAAAAGAAATTGTAAAAGTGAATTAAGTTTTTTAGTCTTTTGTGTAGTTAGTGAGGTGGAAAAACTTTGTATATTGATTCAAAGATTGTATGTGACCCACTCCCACaatttatatatttgtgtgtgtgtttaaaaaaaaaaattgacagtgaAGGTGTGAAAGCTAGAATTAAACTAATCCATCTGAATCTGAGAGTAGCATCGTCATAATTAAAGTAAAAGTTCTCCTTTTAAGAGGTAGTTAGTGCCCTTATGTTAAAAATGAATTTGTAATCATTTGTAAGATTCCCTTCTCTTCATAATACCCCCTGAAAGGCTGATGATGAAATATGTCCTTGTCATTATTATTCATGTGATGGTGGTGCCCAGAGGCCCAGATCATTGTACTGGGCTGTGTGCAAACACAAAAGGCTGATGTGGTTCCTGCCTGGCAGCTTGCCATCTAAGAACTACTTTTGTTTCATCAAGCACATTCAATGGCAATGTAGGGTACTTCAGTGAGTGGAGTTACTGCCAGTTTCCTAAGATCATTAAAGTATTTGTTTTACAGGGGGAAGGAATACATATAATTTTGCAGGTTTACAAACTGATAATCAAATACTTTGATTT
It encodes the following:
- the GET4 gene encoding Golgi to ER traffic protein 4 homolog isoform X1, with product MAAAMAAAEQEASKGGGGRNRGGVQRVEGKLRASVEKGEYYEAHQMYRTLFFRYMSQGKHVEARELMYSGALLFFSHSQQNSAADLSMLVLESLEKSDAKVTDELLGATSIVCTVIDLSAALMDSGFLSSQCGDVCIARGSAILSKKLCLSENLAKVFSLMDPNSPERVAFVSRALKWSSGGSGKLGHPKLHQLLAITLWKEQNYCESRYHFLHSTDGEGCANMLVEYSSSRGYRSEVDMFVAQAVLQFLCLKNKTSASVVFTTYTQKHPSIEKGPPFVQPLLNFIWFLLLAVDGGKLTVFTVLCEQYQPSLKRDPMYNEYLDRIGQLFFGVPPKQTSSYGGLLGNLLNSLMGAGEDDDAEDGQEDSSPIELD